A window of the Megalopta genalis isolate 19385.01 chromosome 2, iyMegGena1_principal, whole genome shotgun sequence genome harbors these coding sequences:
- the zfh2 gene encoding Zn finger homeodomain 2 isoform X5: protein MPSSEPHPPQYHLQHHNIPPSHLQQQTSNAIGQHQLYQQLVAAHHQQQQHQQQQQRQQQHGGPFQNSPYTQQKQEMSPEEEGGRGGGSPPAAGAALHQPHHPRTASPPSGTEPCTRDAIPTPTPIADTTTTTTTTTMTMQSQGQQQQEQQGPSPSPSPTGGDVEKFDGKIVYNPDGSAYIIEGESELSEDDSLPDGCIVDGRGVSVPHSLVFPQIASAYYVSRLYAHQAYQQQQQQQQQRSAAQQHNPDLPVMHSYRVISYRSAEGSKQPPPPPTAPPPPAASVPVKPILMCFICKLSFGYAKSFVAHAQGEHQLTLMEDERQVLSHSTASAIIQAVGRGKQPLVSFLEPVTNSTCPQSSPAQMQSQQQQQRAESNEHEPPTASSTPASTPGVPSSPQQQQQQQQQRPSPSTPTTPTSHSNHPLTYNHQQTQQHQWTGAQVSAASWAKAPDATMHYTSPPPPSSSTKGSPSSYAALTQQPPNFLTGTTIGVCPEHMQGRPSGVECPKCELILASSRLAGPGGPLAGIHSRNSCKTLKCPKCNWHYKYQETLEIHMKEKHPESETSCIYCIAGQPHPRLARGETYTCGYKPYRCEVCNYSTTTKGNLSIHMQSDKHLNNMQELQQGGGGSSGASNPSSSQDAPMPTRSPHHQQNHSPHIAGQAGNQSKPKPTFRCDVCNYETNVARNLRIHMTSEKHTHNMLVLQQNVKHMQTLSALQSHHQQAQHHHQQAQQQHQQQLEQLLHLGGLDKPQHAEAALADMAYNQALLIQMMTGGQLPPQLPPEIMGGMASMGAMGNLGGDVGLSPDSMDPPPEPADPDPSHLYQCCVCNNFATDSLEALTHHLAVDRTRTREGEILALVAGHFVCKLCSYKTNLKANFQLHCKTDKHLQRLQHVNHVKEGGPRNEWKLKYLASPTSTAQLRCHACDYYTNSAHKLALHAASPRHEAAALLLRHLHEASTNVPTQAKLYHCALCGFSARHRLPLLQHVRSLRHLQMEQLHQLHRRSGIQGNETPHTDIGDVFQVVGDPDAPPAQQSSPNTPSTPNATSVNSERREEGSECGNEVKQEPDNDQETEQEPENEHEDVSCPYCTYQPTSREELRQHLQVAHVQDTDEKAETVKEEPPPDLLCPLCQDGFRERSALEKHVMQIHSVNTDGLQRLLLLVDQSHWLNNNPRNTSTPAVTTPTSPTTTTKPPQEEELNERGGNDEIEEITRCTICGRICRSLEELQQHHRETHPATTPTLAVSEKHVYKYRCGQCSLAFKTLEKLQQHSQYHAIRDATKCALCGRSFRSVQALQRHLESTHADLHEDELAQYKQSLLHAHPLLQALTEESFRRQGNLSGEQSVEDDASKAEEEESDASDSSPMHKEQRLLEDYLNSQPVAEDSYHDPGRKFKCHRCKLAFTRQSYLTGHNKTLLHRKGEKMSYPMEKYLDPNRPYKCDVCKESFTQKNILLVHYNSVSHLHKLKRAMQEQGNNNTLISVVPPASPTESPDSQQDQDKKPYKCNICKVAYSQGSTLDIHMRSVLHQTRASKLPDLAASGQLDLARPLIEQPPPSSPNSPPVNMNTSSTGMLSCPRCSALFVNQEQLATHQQLYCIFSNPLALFQQLAASQQLVPSTTAKTPPPTSTTPGPQQHMQQSVQHASQTTQDILSQPRHKTSQMYKHLLESFGFDLVMQFNENHQRRQRKEEEAAAALQAQQEQQKQEQQKQALAAQAAREKEEEVEEPTDDDVIPELTRSTCQHCNKEFSSVWVLKAHCEEVHRDLVPREFLEKYAQQFKCEYEKKSVVVTVATSSSTSSAPRSSTPASGQPQDLSSDKEQREKEKEEIAENKERITKTPEATSTTPATTPALSNTPVSSTDSTTATVLPSAQTHHSQQQQQQQQQQQQQQQQQQQQQQQQQQHAQLTLAQQMSEMQAALNAMAASQLQQQLQQYPGLMMGMMGLPLGLNVPALAAMNLQPPLVPMMLPPPPYDGAATAYPPINAQADLLAKQHLALQQQQAAAASAAASQKRARTRITDEQLKILRAHFDINNSPGEEQILDMAAQSGLPPKVIKHWFRNTLFKERQRNKDSPYNFNNPPSTTLNLEEYEKTGEAKVTPLNSSVSGNSSSDDKSPNKQASPPPSTTSVNASQTTEIKQEIQEQPQCHVQQQSQHQEEQQHHSPGSSGGQQSRPHSPALSMSSVFPMHHDVSSHSSTTTSAPSIPMLPPKLGPQSFASPNPGPGGVVPGSITGLTLTPQRSLSPGRGPTDYSFSGGSNGNSSSGNSSGKRANRTRFTDYQIKVLQEFFENNAYPKDDDLEYLSKLLGLSPRVIVVWFQNARQKARKVYENQPAAEPVTPGNREGDDGSGRFQRTPGLNYQCKKCLLVFQRYYELIRHQKTHCFKEEDAKRSAQAQAAAAQVAAVLSSEDSNSSSTTTTTNITSNNPSSAPALTEQLQQPLNTTASPHHQQQTMTQSHQQPQQQLPQQQQSQSQSQSQAQSQAESKEESYQCDKCNLMFGRFELWREHQLVHIMNPSLFPPAYPPDSPFGILQQQALNATTGVAAETPHPLIAMMQDRKRKYDDFDDGTGGESRSNSEHSEQPKDKRLRTTILPEQLDYLYQKYQVESNPSRKMLETIAREVGLKKRVVQVWFQNTRARERKGQFRAHSQVINKRCPFCPALFKVKSALESHLSSKHADQVARGEVNIDNIPDEELSMESAPSNPSTPNMMPPLFPPFNTDMEASLKKYYEESMKRYISELQAHASNGKQEATNHQASGNNSGESPLDLSKPVDLSRPMKLSLGGLSNLLEEQHGMHFRGGSDCGPLTDLSERSICDDDSLSETTEFLDDESGPASPASSTQSSRQGSASVGTGSAAVPAVTGAGGGTGQSSGKRYRTQMSATQVKVMKSLFSDYKTPTMAECEMLGREIGLPKRVVQVGGHLGSNANSVDIDPRSSKSR, encoded by the exons ATGCCCTCCAGTGAGCCTCATCCCCCCCAATACCACCTTCAGCACCACAACATTCCTCCCTCGCATCTTCAACAGCAAACGTCGAACGCGATCGGGCAGCATCAGCTTTACCAGCAGCTGGTGGCGGCCCATCATCAGCAACAGCAAcaccagcagcagcagcagcgacaACAGCAACACGGCGGGCCCTTTCAAAATTCCCCGTACACGCAGCAAAAGCAGGAGATGAGCCCGGAGGAGGAGGGGGGTCGAGGGGGCGGGTCCCCCCCGGCAGCGGGGGCTGCGCTGCATCAGCCCCACCACCCCCGCACGGCCAGTCCACCCTCGGGCACAGAACCCTGCACCCGCGATGCCATACCAACGCCCACGCCGATCGCGGATACGACTACGACCACTACGACTACTACTATGACCATGCAATCGCAAGGCCAGCAACAGCAAGAGCAGCAAGGTCCTAGCCCGAGCCCAAGTCCAACGGGCGGCGACGTTGAGAAATTCGATGGGAAGATCGTCTATAACCCGGACGGTTCGGCGTACATAATCGAGGGCGAGAGCGAACTGAGTGAAGATGATTCCCTGCCGGACGGTTGCATTGTAGACGGCCGCGGTGTCTCTGTTCCTCATTCTTTAGTATTTCCTCAAATCGCGAGCGCGTACTACGTGTCGAGACTGTACGCCCATCAGGCGTaccagcaacagcagcaacaacaacagcaacgttCGGCGGCCCAGCAGCACAATCCCGATCTTCCTGTAATGCACAGCTATCGGGTGATCAGCTACAGAAGCGCAGAGGGGAGCAAACAGCCGCCTCCGCCCCCGACAGCGCCACCACCGCCTGCCGCTTCGGTGCCTGTGAAACCTATTTTGATGTGTTTCATATGCAAACTGAGCTTCGGGTACGCGAAAAGTTTCGTGGCGCACGCCCAGGGCGAGCATCAACTCACCTTGATGGAAGACGAGAGACAAGTACTTTCTCATTCGACGGCATCGGCGATCATCCAGGCCGTGGGCAGAGGAAAGCAGCCGCTCGTCAGCTTTCTCGAGCCCGTGACGAACTCCACGTGTCCGCAATCGTCGCCCGCGCAGATGCAGAgccaacagcaacagcagcgcGCCGAATCCAACGAGCACGAGCCACCGACGGCGTCCAGCACGCCCGCGAGCACGCCCGGAGTCCCGAGCAGTCCccaacagcagcaacagcaacagcaacagagGCCATCGCCGAGCACACCCACCACACCCACGTCGCATTCGAATCATCCTCTAACGTACAATCATCAGCAAACGCAGCAACATCAATGGACCGGGGCGCAGGTGAGCGCTGCTTCCTGGGCCAAAGCACCGGACGCCACTATGCATTACACTTCGCCACCTCCGCCAAGTTCATCGACCAAAGGCTCGCCGTCTTCTTACGCTGCCCTGACCCAGCAGCCACCGAATTTCCTGACGGGCACCACCATCGGCGTGTGTCCCGAACACATGCAAGGCAGACCGAGCGGCGTCGAGTGCCCGAAATGTGAACTGATCCTCGCCAGTAGCCGCTTAGCGGGTCCTGGAGGGCCGTTAGCTGGGATTCACAGTAGAAACTCGTGCAAGACGTTAAAGTGTCCGAAATGTAATTGGCATTACAAGTATCAGGAAACCCTGGAGATCCACATGAAGGAGAAGCATCCGGAGAGCGAAACGTCCTGCATATACTGCATCGCTGGCCAACCGCATCCTAGGTTAGCGCGGGGCGAGACTTACACTTGCGGCTACAAGCCCTACAGGTGTGAAGTGTGTAATTATTCTACCACGACGAAGGGCAATCTCAGCATTCATATGCAGAgcgacaagcatttgaataacATGCAGGAGTTACAGCAAGGCGGAGGCGGCAGCTCGGGCGCCAGCAATCCATCCTCTTCGCAAGACGCGCCGATGCCAACGAGAAGTCCGCACCACCAGCAGAACCACAGTCCGCACATCGCTGGCCAAGCCGGAAACCAAAGCAAGCCGAAGCCGACGTTTCGCTGCGACGTTTGCAACTACGAGACCAACGTTGCGCGCAACCTAAGGATACACATGACCAGTGAAAAGCATACGCACAACATGCTGGTCCTGCAACAGAACGTAAAACACATGCAGACCTTGTCCGCGTTACAGTCGCACCATCAGCAAGCACAGCATCATCACCAACAAgcgcaacagcagcaccaacagCAACTCGAGCAGTTGCTGCACCTGGGAGGCTTGGACAAACCCCAACACGCCGAAGCGGCTCTGGCCGACATGGCTTACAATCAGGCCCTATTGATTCAAATGATGACCGGTGGTCAGCTGCCACCGCAGCTCCCACCGGAAATTATGGGCGGCATGGCGAGTATGGGCGCGATGGGAAATCTTGGCGGAGACGTCGGACTTTCACCGGACAGCATGGATCCTCCTCCGGAACCGGCTGATCCCGACCCGTCCCATCTCTATCAGTGTTGCGTCTGCAACAACTTCGCGACGGACTCCCTCGAAGCCCTGACCCACCATCTGGCTGTAGACAGAACGCGAACGCGCGAGGGCGAGATCCTGGCGCTGGTAGCCGGCCACTTTGTGTGCAAACTTTGTTCCtataaaactaatttaaaagCAAACTTTCAACTCCACTGCAAAACGGACAAGCATTTGCAGCGCCTGCAGCACGTGAACCATGTGAAGGAAGGCGGCCCGAGGAACGAGTGGAAGTTGAAGTACTTGGCATCGCCCACCAGCACCGCGCAATTGCGTTGCCACGCGTGCGACTATTACACTAACAGCGCTCATAAACTGGCCCTTCATGCCGCGTCCCCGAGACACGAAGCCGCCGCGCTCCTTCTTCGTCATCTGCATGAAGCCAGCACCAACGTACCCACCCAAGCGAAGCTTTATCATTGCGCCCTATGCGGTTTTAGCGCGAGACACCGGTTGCCTCTTCTCCAGCACGTTCGTTCCCTGAGACACCTGCAAATGGAACAACTGCATCAACTTCATCGGCGGAGCGGAATCCAAGGGAACGAAACACCGCACACCGATATCGGCGACGTTTTTCAGGTCGTCGGCGATCCTGATGCACCACCCGCCCAACAATCGAGTCCAAATACACCTAGCACCCCGAACGCTACCAGTGTCAACAGTG AACGACGGGAAGAAGGTAGCGAATGCGGTAACGAGGTGAAGCAAGAGCCGGACAATGATCAGGAAACGGAACAGGAACCGGAGAACGAGCACGAGGACGTCTCCTGTCCGTATTGCACCTATCAGCCGACATCGCGAGAGGAATTGAGACAGCATTTGCAGGTGGCTCATGTGCAGGACACGGACGAGAAAGCGGAGACGGTGAAGGAGGAGCCACCGCCGGACCTGTTGTGCCCGCTGTGCCAAGACGGATTCCGAGAGCGATCCGCGCTGGAGAAGCACGTGATGCAGATCCACTCGGTGAACACGGACGGTCTGCAGCGACTGCTCCTGTTGGTTGACCAAAGCCACTGGCTGAACAATAACCCTAGGAACACGTCGACACCAGCGGTGACGACGCCGACGTCGCCAACCACCACCACGAAACCGCCGCAAGAGGAGGAGTTGAACGAGCGCGGTGGCAACGACGAAATCGAGGAGATCACGAGGTGCACAATTTGCGGCCGGATCTGTCGCTCCCTGGAAGAACTGCAGCAACACCACAGGGAGACCCATCCGGCGACGACGCCCACGCTGGCGGTCAGCGAGAAACACGTGTACAAATACCGGTGCGGTCAGTGCAGCCTGGCATTCAAGACCTTGGAAAAATTGCAGCAGCATTCGCAGTATCACGCGATAAGGGACGCGACCAAGTGCGCTCTGTGCGGTCGATCATTTCGCTCGGTGCAGGCACTTCAGAGACACTTAGAGTCTACTCACGCGGATCTACACGAGGACGAGCTGGCGCAGTACAAGCAGAGTCTGCTGCACGCGCACCCGCTTCTTCAAGCGCTCACCGAGGAGAGCTTTCGGAGACAAGGGAACCTGAGCGGGGAGCAGAGCGTAGAAGACGATGCCAGCAAGGCTGAGGAGGAGGAAAGCGACGCGAGCgactcatcgccgatgcacaaGGAACAGCGTCTCCTGGAAGACTACCTAAACAGCCAACCGGTCGCCGAAGACTCCTACCATGATCCCGGCAGAAAGTTCAAATGTCATCGTTGCAAGCTCGCGTTCACGCGGCAGAGCTACCTGACCGGGCACAACAAGACGCTGCTGCACCGCAAGGGAGAGAAAATGTCCTACCCGATGGAGAAATACTTGGACCCGAACAGACCGTACAAATGCGACGTCTGCAAGGAGAGTTTCACTCAGAAGAACATACTGTTGGTCCACTACAATAGCGTGAGTCACTTGCATAAATTGAAGAGGGCCATGCAGGAGCAGGGTAACAACAACACGCTGATATCGGTGGTGCCGCCGGCCAGCCCGACAGAGTCGCCGGATTCCCAGCAGGATCAAGATAAAAAACCCTACAAGTGCAACATCTGTAAAGTAGCTTACTCGCAGGGCAGCACCCTAGACATTCATATGAGAAGTGTGTTACATCAGACAAGAGCCAGCAAACTGCCAGATCTCGCTGCCAGTGGGCAATTAGATCTCGCGCGACCGTTGATCGAGCAGCCGCCCCCATCCAGCCCGAACAGTCCACCTGTTAACATGAACACCAGTAGCACAGGAATGCTGTCTTGTCCCCGATGCAGCGCGTTGTTCGTGAACCAGGAGCAGCTTGCCACGCACCAACAGCTGTATTGTATTTTCAGCAATCCACTGGCATTGTTTCAACAACTGGCAGCGTCGCAGCAACTCGTCCCGTCTACGACCGCCAAAACACCGCCGCCGACGTCTACGACGCCCGGGCCGCAGCAACACATGCAACAGAGCGTGCAGCACGCTTCGCAGACGACACAGGACATCCTGTCGCAGCCACGTCACAAAACGTCGCAAATGTACAAGCATCTGTTGGAGAGCTTCGGTTTCGATCTTGTGATGCAATTCAACGAGAACCACCAGAGGCGCCAGCGGAAGGAGGAGGAGGCTGCGGCCGCGCTCCAGgcccagcaagaacaacagaagCAGGAACAGCAGAAGCAAGCACTCGCAGCTCAGGCGGCCcgcgagaaggaggaggaggtggaggaacCGACCGACGACGATGTTATACCGGAACTGACCAGAAGCACTTGCCAGCATTGCAATAAGGAGTTCAGCAGCGTCTGGGTGTTGAAGGCGCACTGCGAGGAGGTGCATCGCGATCTGGTGCCCCGCGAGTTTCTCGAGAAGTACGCGCAACAGTTCAAGTGCGAGTATGAAAAGAAAAGCGTGGTGGTCACCGTCGCGACGTCCTCGTCCACGTCGTCTGCGCCCAGAAGCTCCACCCCCGCGTCCGGTCAGCCGCAAGATCTCAGCTCCGACAAGGAACAACGCGAGAAAGAAAAGGAGGAGATCGCTGAGAACAAAGAACGCATCACCAAGACACCGGAAGCAACGTCGACTACACCCGCAACTACTCCTGCGTTGAGCAACACGCCCGTGTCGAGCACCGATTCGACTACAGCCACCGTGTTACCGTCCGCTCAGACTCATCATtcacagcagcaacagcagcagcaacaacagcagcagcaacaacaacagcaacagcagcaacagcagcagcaacaacaacagcacgCTCAGCTGACGCTGGCTCAACAGATGTCCGAGATGCAGGCTGCATTGAACGCTATGGCGGCTTCTCAGTTGCAACAACAACTTCAGCAATATCCTGGATTGATGATGGGCATGATGGGCCTTCCTCTCGGGTTGAATGTTCCTGCTTTGGCCGCAATGAATCTGCAACCACCTCTCGTACCTATGATGCTACCGCCGCCGCCTTACGATGGCGCTGCGACCGCGTATCCACCTATCAACGCTCAGGCCGATCTTCTGGCGAAACAACATCTCGCTCTGCAACAGCAACAAGCGGCGGCT GCAAGTGCAGCTGCTTCTCAGAAACGTGCGCGCACCCGCATAACAGACGAACAGCTAAAAATCCTACGAGCgcattttgatattaacaattcGCCGGGCGAGGAGCAGATTCTAGACATGGCGGCGCAAAGCGGATTGCCCCCGAAAGTAATAAAACATTGGTTCCGAAATACGTTGTTCAAAGAACGCCAGCGCAACAAAGACAGCCCCTATAATTTCAACAATCCTCCGAGCACCACGTTGAATCTCGAAGAGTACGAGAAGACCGGGGAGGCGAAAGTTACTCCGTTAAATTCTAGCGTATCCGGTAACAGTTCCTCGGACGATAAAAGCCCGAACAAACAGGCATCTCCGCCTCCGTCGACGACGAGCGTCAACGCGTCTCAGACCACCGAGATAAAGCAGGAGATACAAGAGCAACCGCAGTGCCACGTTCAACAGCAGTCCCAGCACCAGGAAGAGCAGCAACATCATTCACCTGGAAGCTCGGGTGGTCAGCAATCTCGCCCTCATTCTCCAGCACTCAGTATGAGCTCCGTATTCCCGATGCACCATGACGTCTCGTCACACTCTTCAACGACAACAAGCGCGCCGAGCATCCCCATGTTACCACCGAAACTGGGCCCGCAGAGTTTTGCTAGCCCCAACCCTGGCCCAGGTGGAGTGGTACCTGGCTCCATAACAGGTTTGACCTTGACACCTCAGAGATCTCTCAGTCCCGGCCGTGGACCGACGGACTACTCCTTCAGTGGTGGTTCGAACGGAAACAGCTCCTCGGGTAACAGTTCTGGCAAACGAGCGAATCGAACAAGATTTACGGATTACCAGATTAAGGTTCTccaagaatttttcgaaaacaaCGCGTACCCAAAAGACGACGACCTCGAGTACTTGAGCAAGCTTCTCGGATTAAGTCCACGCGTAATCGTGGTTTGGTTTCAAAATGCTAGGCAGAAAGCGCGCAAGGTATACGAGAATCAGCCAGCCGCCGAGCCAGTGACACCAGGCAATCGCGAAGGTGACGACGGGTCCGGCCGATTCCAAAGAACACCAGGCTTGAATTACCAGTGTAAGAAATGCTTGCTAGTATTCCAACGGTACTACGAGCTCATCAGACATCAGAAAACCCATTGCTTCAAGGAGGAGGATGCGAAGAGAAGCGCGCAGGCGCAGGCAGCTGCAGCCCAGGTCGCAGCCGTCTTGAGTTCCGAGGACAGCAACAGCAGCTCGACGACGACCACCACGAACATCACATCCAACAACCCATCCTCTGCGCCAGCCCTCACGGAGCAACTGCAACAGCCTCTGAACACCACCGCATCTCCTCACCATCAACAACAGACGATGACACAGTCGCATCAGCAGCCCCAACAACAGTTACCGCAACAGCAACAGTCTCAGTCGCAGTCCCAATCACAGGCTCAGTCGCAAGCCGAGTCCAAGGAGGAGAGTTACCAATGCGACAAATGCAACCTGATGTTCGGACGGTTCGAACTGTGGCGCGAGCATCAGCTAGTACATATCATGAACCCGTCCCTGTTTCCACCCGCCTACCCGCCGGACTCGCCGTTCGGAATCCTACAGCAACAAGCCCTCAATGCTACCACCGGCGTAGCGGCCGAAACCCCTCATCCCCTGATCGCGATGATGCAAGACAGAAAACGTAAGTACGATGACTTCGACGACGGCACAGGCGGCGAGTCTCGCTCGAACTCCGAACACAGCGAGCAGCCCAAGGACAAGCGATTGCGGACGACAATTCTCCCGGAACAACTGGACTATCTTTACCAGAAATACCAGGTCGAGTCGAACCCGTCTAGAAAGATGCTGGAGACTATCGCACGCGAGGTCGGATTGAAGAAACGTGTGGTGCAGGTGTGGTTCCAAAACACTCGCGCTCGCGAGCGCAAGGGTCAGTTCCGCGCGCACAGCCAGGTGATCAACAAGCGCTGCCCGTTTTGCCCGGCGCTTTTCAAGGTGAAGTCCGCGTTGGAATCTCATCTGAGCAGCAAGCATGCCGACCAGGTAGCCCGCGGCGAGGTGAACATCGACAATATTCCCGACGAGGAGCTCTCGATGGAGTCCGCGCCCTCGAACCCCAGCACGCCCAATATGATGCCGCCGCTGTTCCCTCCATTCAACACCGACATGGAGGCCTCCCTTAAGAAGTACTACGAGGAGTCCATGAAGCGATACATCAGCGAGCTGCAGGCCCACGCCAGCAACGGTAAGCAAGAAGCGACGAACCACCAGGCTTCTGGCAACAACAGCGGCGAGTCCCCGTTGGACCTGAGCAAACCGGTCGATCTCAGCCGACCGATGAAGCTGAGTCTCGGCGGGCTGAGCAACCTCCTCGAAGAACAACACGGCATGCACTTCCGCGGCGGCAGCGACTGCGGCCCGCTGACCGACCTCTCCGAACGAAGCATTTGCGACGACGACAGCCTTAGCGAGACCACCGAGTTCTTGGACGACGAGAGCGGTCCAGCGAGTCCCGCCTCGAGCACTCAGAGCTCGCGGCAGGGGTCCGCTTCCGTGGGAACTGGAAGCGCTGCTGTGCCGGCTGTAACCGGTGCCGGTGGTGGAACCGGCCAGTCCAGCGGCAAAAGGTATCGCACTCAGATGTCAGCGACTCAGGTAAAGGTGATGAAGTCGCTGTTCTCGGACTACAAGACACCAACCATGGCTGAATGCGAGATGCTCGGTCGCGAGATAGGCCTGCCGAAGCGCGTGGTACAG GTCGGTGGACATTTAGGAAGCAATGCAAATTCAGTAGATATCGATCCTCGATCCTCGAAATCTCGGTAG